One genomic segment of Corvus moneduloides isolate bCorMon1 chromosome 23, bCorMon1.pri, whole genome shotgun sequence includes these proteins:
- the RIMS3 gene encoding regulating synaptic membrane exocytosis protein 3, with protein MFNGDASSSSARNVVRSSSISGEMYNLEKSARGSADSVTLTASKKRRSSLGAKMVAIVGLSQWSKSTLQLNQTEGGPKKLRSTIRRSTETGIAVEMRTRVTRQGSRESTDGSTNSNSSDGTFIFPTTRLGAESQFSDFLDGLGPGQLVGRQTLATPPMGDVHVGMADRNGQLEVDVIQARGLIPKMGSKCIPATYVKVYLLENGVCLAKKKTKVVKKTCDPSYQQPLLFEESPQGKVLQVIVWGDYGRMDHKCFMGMAQIILEELDLSSAVSGWYKLFPTSSLADSSIGPLTRRLSQSSLESSTSPSCP; from the exons ATGTTCAACGGGGATGCCAGCTCCTCATCCGCCCGGAATGTGGTGCGCAGCTCCAGCATCAGCGGCGAGATGTACAACCTGGAGAAGAGCGCCCGCGGCAGCGCCGACTCCGTCACCCTCACCGCCAGCAAGAAGCGACGCTCCAGCCTGGGCGCCAAGATGGTGGCGATTGTGGGGTTGTCCCAGTGGAGCAAGAGCACCCTGCAGCTCAACCAGACCG AGGGAGGCCCCAAAAAGCTGCGCAGCACCATCCGCAGGAGCACCGAGACCGGGATTGCCGTGGAGATGAGGACCAGGGTGACCCGGCAGGGCAGCCGGGAATCCACGGACGGCAGCACCAACAGCAACAGCTCCGACGGCAC GTTCATCTTCCCCACCACCCGGCTGGGCGCGGAGAGCCAGTTCAGCGATTTCCTCGacgggctggggccggggcaGCTCGTGGGGCGGCAGACCCTGGCAACCCCCCCGATGG GCGATGTCCACGTCGGCATGGCTGACCGCAACGGGCAGCTGGAGGTGGACGTGATCCAGGCGCGGGGACTCATCCCCAAGATGGGCTCCAAGTGCATCCCGG CCACCTACGTGAAGGTTTACCTGCTGGAGAACGGCGTCTGCCTGGCCAAGAAGAAGACCAAGGTGGTGAAGAAAACCTGTGACCCCTCGTACCAGCAGCCGCTGCTCTTCGAGGAGAGTCCCCAGGGCAAAGTCCTGcag GTGATTGTCTGGGGCGATTACGGGCGCATGGACCACAAGTGCTTCATGGGGATGGCCCAGATcatcctggaggagctggatcTCTCCAGCGCCGTCTCGGGCTGGTACAAACTCTTCCCAACCTCCTCCCTGGCCGACTCCAGCATCGGACCCCTGACCCGCCGCCTCTCCCAGTCCTCCCTGGAGAGCTccaccagcccctcctgcccgTAG